The Fusobacterium sp. SYSU M8D902 genome contains the following window.
TTGTAAAATAAAGTTTTACAATTGGCTCATACTATGCAATTTGTAATAGAAACCTTTGCTCTCTAATAACTCTTTGTGTGTTCCTCTCTCTTGTATTCCGTTATCTGTCAAAACAATTATCTCATCAGCTGCTTGAATTGTAGATAATCTATGAGCAACAACAATTGTAGTTCTTCCCTTACATAGTTCCTCTAATGACTTTTGAATAAGTCTTTCAGTAATATTATCCAATGCAGAAGTAGCCTCATCCAATATCAATATTGGTGGATTTTTTAAGAAAATTCTAGCTATTGCTATTCTCTGTTTCTGTCCTCCAGAGAGTTTTGTTCCTCTCTCTCCTACATTTGTATCATACCCTTCTGGCATCTCCATAATTAAGTCATGTATATTAGCTTTTTTAGCTGCTTCTATTACCTCTTCATCAGTTGCATCAGTTTTTCCTATCAAGATATTCTCTTTAATAGTTCCTGTAAATAGGAATACATCTTGCTGAACTATTCCGATATTTCTTCTTAATGAATCTACCTTAACATCATATATACTCTTACCATCAATCTTTATATCTCCACTGTCAACATTATAAAATCTTGGTATTAAGTTACATAGAGTTGTCTTTCCTCCACCAGAAGGTCCTACTAATGCTAACATTCTTCCTTGAGCAATATTTAAATTGATATTGTCAAGAACCTTTTTATTTTCGTGGCTAAAGCTTACATTTTCAAAAGTTATCTCTCCAGATATATTCTCTAAATCTTTTGCATCCTTTCTATCTTTCTCTCTATCTACCTCTATGATCTCCATAAATCTTTTAAATCCACTCATACCATTTTGATACTGTTCTACAAAGGCTATCAATCTTTTTATAGGCTGAGTAAATATCTTGATATATAGTAAATAAGCTAGAAAATCTCCGATATTTATCTTACCATTATAAGTAAAAATAGCTCCTACTATCAATACAGAGTAATCTAATAAATCTGTAAAAAATCCAACTCCAGCTGTGTATTCTGCCATTACCTTATATGAATATGACTTAGCTTGTACAAATTTTTGGTTTCCCTCTTCAAATCTTTCTTTCTCATCTTCATCAATTACAAAGGCTTTTGATACCCTTATTCCAGATATACTATTCTGCAATTTTGCATTGATATCCCCTGTTTCCACTCTTGTTTTCATAAATGATGCCAATAATTTTTTTCTCTTGTACATACTATACCATATTATTATTGGTAGTATACAAAATACTATCATAGTTAGAGCTACATTTATTTTTAGAAGCACTATAAATGAACCAACTATCATAAAGAAAGATATAAATAGATCCTCTGGTCCATGGTGGGCTAACTCTGATATATCCTGTAAATCATTTACAATTCTTGACATAATATTTCCAGTTTGATTGTTATCAAAATATTTTACTGGTAATTTTTGAAGATGTTCATATACATCTCTTCTCATATCAGCTTGCATTCCAACACCAACTAGATGTCCCCAATATTGCATCCAATAAGCACATAACATCTTTATTAGATAGATGCCTAATAATACGACTCCAAATACAATTATAAATCTAAACTCTCTATTTGGAATAACAACATTTACAACATTTCTTGTTATCATAGGATATACTAAATCACACAATGCTGAAACTGTTGCCACTAACAAATCCATAAAAAATAGTTTTTTATATGGTCTGTAATAAGAGATAAACTTACTCAACATTCCTTTTTCAATTTTAATACTATTCACTAACTCTTTCTCCTCTCCTAGATATTATTTTTCCTCTACATAACCCATCTCTTTCAAGAATGGTTTTTTCTTTCTCCAATCGTCCTTTACTTTTACCCAAAGTGTTAAGAAAATAGGCTCTCCAATTAACTCTTCTATCTCTTTTCTTGCCTCTTCTCCTATCTGTTTTAACATTTTTCCACCTTTACCTATGATGATTCCCTTTTGAGAATCTCTCTCTACATAGATATTTATATCAAACTTATCTTTACCATTCTCTCTTCTCTCAACATTTAAAATCTCAATAGCCACTGAGTGAGGTATCTCATCTCTCGTTCTCAATAGTATCTTCTCTCTTACAATCTCTGTTATTATCTTATATACAGAGATATCTGTATACATATCATCAGGATAGTATTTTATCCCCTCTTCTAAGAATGGATCTATTTTCTCTAATAATTTAGGAAGTCCTATTGCATATTGACCTGATATCTCAACAACACCATCAAACTCTCCTAATTTCTCTTCAATCTCGATTCTTTTTGCCTTTAACTGTTCATCATTCAATTTATCTATCTTGTTAACTATAAGTATTCTTGGAGTTTTTCTAGCTTCTTTTACCTTCTCCATTACAAATTGATCCCCTGTACTTATCTCTTGAGATCCATCTAATACAAATAATATTACATCTACATCTTTTAACACTCTTATTGCAGAGTTAGTCATATACTCTCCCAATAGGTGTTTAGCCTTATGTATCCCTGGTGTATCAATAAAAATATATTGATTGTCATTAAAGTTTAAAATCCCTTTAATGTTATCTCTTGTCGTTCCAGCTTTATCGGAAACTATTGCTACTTTTTCTGATACAAGCTTATTGATCAGTGTAGATTTTCCAACATTTGGTCTTCCAACTACAGCTATAAATCCTGCTTTCATCTAATCATCTCCTATTCCTATTCTCATATACTGCTCTCTTATTCTATCTAAAAATGATAATCCCTCTTCATCTCTTGTCTTCTCTTCTACTATGATTTTCTTTATCATATTTGGGGATATATCTCTATCTAGCTCAGCTCTTTTTCCATAATTTATAAATCTCACACGAAAACTCTCTCTAGTTAGTCCAGAAAAAATTTTATTATCGTTTGTATACATTTTTACTGAACTTTCCTCTGAAAATTTTTTCAAATCTTCAGCTAATTTTTCACTCACTCTTTCAGTAACAATCTTAGTTGATGAGTATAGATTTATCATTTTATACTCATATTTTTCTAAGTTCTCTCTATCTAAATTTAAAATATCTCCTATCTTAAGTCCTGTTTCATAGAGTAATCTAATTACCAAAGAGTCTCTTCTCTCCTCATAACTTTCATTACAAACATCTAATATTTTTTTTAACTCCCATTTTTCTAGAGCCTGTGTTGATCTCTTTACACGATTGGATAACTCTATCCCTTTTATAGGAGTTTCATCAATTATTTTTGCCTTTAATAGATATTTATAAAAGCTCTTCAAAGAACTGATCTTTCTATATACAGACATATCACTGTACTTCTTTTTTAACTCTTCAATATATTTAACTACATCAATAGTCTCTACATCTATCAGTTCTTTTCCAACTATAAATCCATCAAAATCCTCAATATCTTTTCTATATATAACCAAAGTTGAAGAATTTATCTTTCCATCAGCTTTTGTTTTTTGTAAAAATTCCTCTATAAAATCCATAACTATCTACTCTCTTTCAAAAGTTCCTCAGCATGTTGGAATACTGCTTCTGTTACATTTTCTCCAGCTAACATTCTAGCTATCTCCTCTATTCTTCCACGCTCATCTAATCTAGTTACAACTGTTGAAGTATTATTTTCTAAAGTATATTTTTTTATGTAGAACTGTTGGTGTGCTTTAGCTGCAATAGCTGGTGAGTGTGTTATAGAAACAACTTGGGCATGCTCTCCTATCTCTCTCAATTTATCAGCTATCTTTCTAACTGTCTCTCCTCCAACCCCTGTATCTATCTCGTCAAATATAAGTATTGGAACATTATCAACTCTAGAAAATATAACCTTTAGAGCTAACATAATTCTACTTACCTCTCCACCAGAAGCTATCTTCCATAGGGGCTTCATATCTTGACCAATATTTGTAGATATAAAGATCTCCACACTATCAGCTCCATTTGCTCCCATACCTTCACTTTCATCTACTACAACATGTATTTTGGCGTCCCCCATCTTCAAGAATTTTAATTCCTCTTTCAGATTTTTCTCTATCTGTATAGCCTTCTCTTTTCTCAATCTTCTAAGTTGATGAGCATTTTCCCAATAGCTCTCCTCTATCTCTTTTCTCTCTTTCTGGAGTTTTTGAATCTCAAAGCTATCCTCTTCCAATAGATTTATCTTCTGTGCAATACTCTCTTTAAATTCGATTATCTCCTCAATAGTTGCTCCATACTTTATCTTCATCTTATTGATTATATCCAGTCTATCAACTACTTCCTGCAATCTTCTATCATCTATATCTATATCATCATCAAGAGTATCCATAATGTCAACACAATCTTCCAATTCATAATACACTCTTTCCAACTTATCTAAAAGTTCACTGAAGTCATTTCCATATTTACACAAACCCTCTATATTTTTTTTAGAGTTGTGAATAAGATGTAGAGCACTAACCTCTCCATCTCTCAAGTAAAGTGTAGAATTTTCTATCTTCTCCTTTATCTTTCCAGCATTAAAAAGTTTTTTATACTCATCTTCTAAGAGTGTATCCTCGTTTTTCTTAGGATTTATCTTCTCTATTTCAGCTAATTGAAATTCATAAAACTCTCTTTTCTCTATTGCTTCTTTTCTGTTTTTTTCTATCTGCTCTATTTTATTATCTAGCTCTTTATATCTTGAAAAAAGTCTATTACTACTCTTTAATAGCTCTTTTCCCTGCTCTCCTAAAAATTTATCCAAAAGTTTTATATGGTTGTTCTTATTCAAA
Protein-coding sequences here:
- a CDS encoding site-specific integrase; amino-acid sequence: MDFIEEFLQKTKADGKINSSTLVIYRKDIEDFDGFIVGKELIDVETIDVVKYIEELKKKYSDMSVYRKISSLKSFYKYLLKAKIIDETPIKGIELSNRVKRSTQALEKWELKKILDVCNESYEERRDSLVIRLLYETGLKIGDILNLDRENLEKYEYKMINLYSSTKIVTERVSEKLAEDLKKFSEESSVKMYTNDNKIFSGLTRESFRVRFINYGKRAELDRDISPNMIKKIIVEEKTRDEEGLSFLDRIREQYMRIGIGDD
- the recN gene encoding DNA repair protein RecN, with protein sequence MLRELKIENLAIIEKLDLEFEDGFIVLTGETGAGKSIILSGINLLIGEKATTDMIRSGEKTLSAQGVFEINDEQREELIEKFAIDAEDNEVIVRRTLDINGKGKVFVNGIRVSLTNLREIMGSLVDIVGQHSHQMLLNKNNHIKLLDKFLGEQGKELLKSSNRLFSRYKELDNKIEQIEKNRKEAIEKREFYEFQLAEIEKINPKKNEDTLLEDEYKKLFNAGKIKEKIENSTLYLRDGEVSALHLIHNSKKNIEGLCKYGNDFSELLDKLERVYYELEDCVDIMDTLDDDIDIDDRRLQEVVDRLDIINKMKIKYGATIEEIIEFKESIAQKINLLEEDSFEIQKLQKERKEIEESYWENAHQLRRLRKEKAIQIEKNLKEELKFLKMGDAKIHVVVDESEGMGANGADSVEIFISTNIGQDMKPLWKIASGGEVSRIMLALKVIFSRVDNVPILIFDEIDTGVGGETVRKIADKLREIGEHAQVVSITHSPAIAAKAHQQFYIKKYTLENNTSTVVTRLDERGRIEEIARMLAGENVTEAVFQHAEELLKESR
- the era gene encoding GTPase Era; translated protein: MKAGFIAVVGRPNVGKSTLINKLVSEKVAIVSDKAGTTRDNIKGILNFNDNQYIFIDTPGIHKAKHLLGEYMTNSAIRVLKDVDVILFVLDGSQEISTGDQFVMEKVKEARKTPRILIVNKIDKLNDEQLKAKRIEIEEKLGEFDGVVEISGQYAIGLPKLLEKIDPFLEEGIKYYPDDMYTDISVYKIITEIVREKILLRTRDEIPHSVAIEILNVERRENGKDKFDINIYVERDSQKGIIIGKGGKMLKQIGEEARKEIEELIGEPIFLTLWVKVKDDWRKKKPFLKEMGYVEEK
- a CDS encoding ABC transporter ATP-binding protein, with the translated sequence MLSKFISYYRPYKKLFFMDLLVATVSALCDLVYPMITRNVVNVVIPNREFRFIIVFGVVLLGIYLIKMLCAYWMQYWGHLVGVGMQADMRRDVYEHLQKLPVKYFDNNQTGNIMSRIVNDLQDISELAHHGPEDLFISFFMIVGSFIVLLKINVALTMIVFCILPIIIWYSMYKRKKLLASFMKTRVETGDINAKLQNSISGIRVSKAFVIDEDEKERFEEGNQKFVQAKSYSYKVMAEYTAGVGFFTDLLDYSVLIVGAIFTYNGKINIGDFLAYLLYIKIFTQPIKRLIAFVEQYQNGMSGFKRFMEIIEVDREKDRKDAKDLENISGEITFENVSFSHENKKVLDNINLNIAQGRMLALVGPSGGGKTTLCNLIPRFYNVDSGDIKIDGKSIYDVKVDSLRRNIGIVQQDVFLFTGTIKENILIGKTDATDEEVIEAAKKANIHDLIMEMPEGYDTNVGERGTKLSGGQKQRIAIARIFLKNPPILILDEATSALDNITERLIQKSLEELCKGRTTIVVAHRLSTIQAADEIIVLTDNGIQERGTHKELLESKGFYYKLHSMSQL